From Tiliqua scincoides isolate rTilSci1 chromosome 2, rTilSci1.hap2, whole genome shotgun sequence, the proteins below share one genomic window:
- the LOC136638970 gene encoding monoacylglycerol lipase ABHD6-like: MDPSAIPKIIHFFVGFLTVLVTKNQWLSSLLFRILMWFKRIKRDVQVKDVEYEGFKFSYFCRGKPGPQPSVLMLHGFSFNKDMWLDTIKFFPRNVHLICVDMPGHGETTRLLAESYTAEAQTQRIHQFVECVGLNKKPFHLVGMSVGGMVAGLYAAQYPSEVCSLSLLCPAGVQNPRDNEFFSRLRELLRVRDAEGSLVATLTMKEEEDLLRLGLHHDTLINVQLLKGYLNDPRPHKIFFLTYFLDVTSEESRLSLFNNMSKINVPTQIIWGKQDRVFDPPGADILAKAIPDSQLYMLEECGHFITLDQPEAAAKLLLHFYTCVYGSPERKKLT; this comes from the exons ATGGATCCCTCAGCGATCCCGAAGATAATCCACTTTTTTGTGGGTTTTCTAACTGTCTTGGTGACCAAAAACCAATGGTTGTCCTCACTGCTCTTCAGGATCCTAATGTG GTTCAAACGTATCAAAAGGGATGTACAGGTGAAAGATGTGGAGTATGAGGGCTTCAAATTTAGTTACTTCTGCAGAGGGAAGCCTGGCCCCCAGCCATCCGTGCTGATGCTTCATGGGTTCTCATTCAACAAAGACATGTGGCTAGATACCATCAAA TTCTTTCCAAGAAACGTCCACTTGATCTGTGTTGACATGCCTGGTCATGGAGAAACTACTCGCTTGCTGGCAGAAAGTTACACAGCAGAGGCTCAGACCCAAAGGATACACCAG TTTGTCGAGTGCGTTGGTCTGAATAAAAAGCCTTTTCATCTGGTTGGCATGTCTGTAGGCGGAATGGTGGCTGGACTTTATGCGGCTCAATATCCATCGGAGGTCTGCTCCTTGTCCCTTCTTTGCCCAGCAG GTGTGCAGAACCCAAGAGACAACGAGTTCTTCAGTCGTCTGAGGGAGCTGCTACGAGTTCGGGATGCGGAGGGCAGCCTTGTGGCTACTCTGACtatgaaggaggaggaagatttGCTCAGACTTGGCTTACACCATGACACTCTCATTAATGTGCAG CTCCTAAAGGGATATCTCAATGATCCAAGACCACACAAGATATTTTTCTTAACAT ATTTTTTAGATGTCACCAGTGAGGAGTCCAGACTGAGTCTTTTCAACAACATGAGTAAGATCAATGTTCCAACACAAATCATCTGGGGAAAGCAGGACCGG GTCTTTGATCCTCCCGGAGCTGACATTTTGGCCAAGGCCATTCCCGACTCTCAACTATACATGCTGGAGGAATGTGGACACTTCATAACGCTAGATCAGCCGGAGGCAGCTGCAAAGCTCCTCCTCCATTTCTACACTTGTGTTTATGGCAGCCCAGAGAGAAAGAAGCTGACATAA